Part of the Qipengyuania sp. SS22 genome, ACCGCTCTCACAATCGCGATTACCGCGGTGCCCAGTCCCGCCCCTATTACATGGGTTACGACCGCCAGTACGGCCAGCCGGTCCGCAACAACACCCGTGTCTGGCGTGGAAATGACGGGCGGTACTACTGCAAGCGCGACAATGGCACGACCGGCCTGCTGGTTGGGGCCGGGGTCGGCGCGCTGCTCGGCCATGAAATCGCCGGCAGTGGCGGCGACCGCACGCTGGGCGCCATCCTCGGCGGTGCCGCCGGTGCGTTGCTCGGCCGCTCGATCGACCGCTCGAGCACCCGCTGCGGCTAATTAGCTTCACCAGTTCCGGCCGTGCCCACCCACGGCCGGATACCACGGTTCCACCGAGCCGTGAGGGCGTCGTCCGATCTCCCACAGAGGAGGCGGGCGGCGCCCTTTAACCTTTGCATGCGCGTATGTCCCGCTATGGTGCAACGGTGTTCGCCGGGCTGGCACAGTCTGCCGGTCCGGTCTTATGCCGTTCGTGTTCCCAAGCTGAAGGTCTACCGATGAAACGTCGCCTGCTCGCCTCCCTCGTTCCCGTCGTCCTGCTCGCAAGCTGCGGCGACAAGACCGAGGACGAGGCGGCAGGTGACGCCATGGACCCGGCCAGCGAACAGGCTCTCAATGACGAGCTGATGACCGATCCGGACCTTGCCGGCCGTAACGAGGCGAATGCCGCGCTGTCGGGCACGGGCAATGCCGCGATCCCCAATATCGACAAATCGCCGCGCGCCATCGAGGCTGCGCGCAGCCGCGCGGCCGAACTGGTCGGCGGACGCAGCGCGCTGATCGCGGTTCCCGCTGCCCGGGCACTGGGTAAAGATGCCGCACCGAGCCAGGCGATGATCGCAGCGGCGCGCGCCGCGGTTGCTCCCGGGGGCGAGAATTGCGGCGAGAAAGTCGAATACACCTCGGCCTGGGCGGCAAAACTGCCCGCTGCCTTCCCCGTCTATCCGCGCGGCAATACGCAGGAAGCCGCCGGGACCGACGAAGGCGATTGCGCACTACGCGTGGTTACCTTCCTCACGCCGGTTGCGCTTGAGGACGTGCTGTCATTCTATCACACCCGCGCCAAGGCCTCGGGTTACAGCGCCGAGCATGTTGTCAGCGCGGGCGACAACGTCCTGAGCGGGACCAAGGGCCAATCGGCCTATGTCGTCTATGGCCGGCGGCTGCCGCAAGGTGTGACCGAGATCGACCTCGTTACCACCGACTGACTGGCGATCAGTCGCCCTTGATACCCACGCCGATGCTGGCGCGCGGCTGTTCCATTTCATTGCTGGCAACCGGATAGGCGCAATAATCCGCGGCATAGAACGCTGCCGGACGATGGTTGCCCGACAGGCCGACGCCGCCGAAGGGTGCAGCCGAGGATGCCCCGTTCGTCGGGCGGTTCCAGTTGACAATGCCCGCGCGGATCTCGTTCCAGAACGTCTCGAAATCCTGCGGCTTGCCGCCGATGAGCGAGGCCGAGAGGCCATAGCGCGTGGCGTTGGCTTCGT contains:
- a CDS encoding glycine zipper 2TM domain-containing protein, with translation MLKSFRNASMAIAAAGLAFAMPASAAPATHMAPGAHAAVIGDMSFEHKRQRSHRHDRSHNRDYRGAQSRPYYMGYDRQYGQPVRNNTRVWRGNDGRYYCKRDNGTTGLLVGAGVGALLGHEIAGSGGDRTLGAILGGAAGALLGRSIDRSSTRCG